A region from the Halomarina litorea genome encodes:
- a CDS encoding DUF7344 domain-containing protein: MTETPESTDRRTPDEWDAVYDTLASHRRRLVLAFLDREVQAYLADIVETIARNEPAEGRAGAARDRQAIEISLHHVHLPKLEDAGFVEWDRETTEVTLTESPPVPLADLPPTLLGGSDICGASTTD, from the coding sequence GTGACCGAGACTCCCGAGTCGACCGACCGGCGTACGCCAGACGAGTGGGACGCGGTCTACGACACCCTGGCGAGTCACCGCCGTCGGCTGGTACTCGCGTTCCTCGACCGGGAGGTCCAGGCGTACCTCGCCGACATCGTCGAGACCATCGCCCGGAACGAACCGGCGGAGGGCCGAGCGGGCGCCGCCCGCGACCGACAGGCCATCGAGATATCGCTCCACCACGTCCACCTCCCGAAACTCGAAGACGCCGGGTTCGTCGAGTGGGACCGCGAGACGACCGAAGTCACCCTCACCGAGTCGCCGCCGGTTCCCCTCGCCGACCTCCCCCCGACGCTCCTCGGCGGGTCGGACATCTGCGGGGCGAGCACGACCGACTGA
- the menD gene encoding 2-succinyl-5-enolpyruvyl-6-hydroxy-3-cyclohexene-1-carboxylic-acid synthase — protein MSGPDPFPNRNTLWGHVVADELAKAGVDAACLAPGSRSTPLTMALTAHEAVETYSHLDERSAAFFALGRAKRTGRPTPLVCTSGTAAVNFHPAVVEAHQSRVPMLLLTADRPPVLRDSGANQTIDQEKLYGDSVRAYRTLPEPAADDRKLRSLRVALARAVATSTGTEPGPVHLNVPFEKPLEPTPVPGDVPEGFAEDHPLAVEGRDGPFVRVARGRPALDPTDRASLVSAVEGADRGLVVAGPESRLSSEALGSLASATGFPVLADPLSGARFGPHVAGATVCGGYDSYLAGVEAAPDLVVRFGASPTSKTARHYLRDSGARQFVVDPAGRWREATFTATDLVVADENRVARALAGAVDHPGGDAWRERFAGYERRYWDTVDEDGTLFEGSVLGTVAGLAPDPSTLFVSNSMPVRDLDRFSEPRTADVTALANRGASGIDGITSTALGAGSATDDPLILVTGDLAYYHDTNGLLAVARCGVDATIVLVNNDGGGIFHLLPVEAFDPPFTDYFRTPHGLDFSPTAELYGLEFARVDSLSAFREAYTTSLESEGTQVVEVVVDGETSHRHREGFHDRAVRRTTGED, from the coding sequence ATGAGCGGCCCCGACCCGTTCCCCAACCGCAACACGCTGTGGGGCCACGTCGTCGCCGACGAACTGGCGAAGGCGGGCGTCGACGCCGCCTGTCTCGCGCCGGGAAGTCGGTCGACGCCGCTGACGATGGCGCTCACCGCCCACGAGGCCGTCGAGACCTACTCGCACCTCGATGAGCGCTCGGCGGCGTTCTTCGCGCTGGGTCGGGCGAAGCGAACCGGGAGGCCGACGCCGCTGGTCTGTACGTCGGGGACGGCCGCCGTCAACTTCCACCCCGCCGTCGTGGAGGCTCACCAGTCGCGCGTGCCGATGCTCCTGCTCACCGCCGACAGGCCGCCCGTCCTCCGGGACTCGGGGGCGAACCAGACCATCGACCAGGAGAAGCTGTACGGCGACTCGGTGCGGGCCTACCGCACGCTCCCGGAACCCGCGGCCGACGACCGGAAGCTCCGGTCGCTCCGGGTCGCCCTCGCGCGCGCCGTGGCGACGTCGACGGGGACGGAACCGGGACCCGTCCACCTGAACGTCCCCTTCGAGAAGCCCCTCGAACCCACGCCTGTCCCGGGAGACGTGCCCGAGGGGTTCGCCGAGGACCACCCCCTCGCCGTCGAGGGGCGTGACGGGCCGTTCGTCCGCGTCGCGCGGGGGAGGCCGGCGCTGGACCCCACCGACCGCGCGTCGCTGGTGTCGGCCGTCGAGGGCGCCGACCGGGGCCTCGTCGTCGCCGGGCCGGAGAGTCGGCTGTCGAGCGAGGCGCTCGGGTCGCTGGCGTCGGCGACGGGCTTTCCCGTCCTCGCGGACCCGCTCTCCGGCGCGCGGTTCGGCCCGCACGTCGCGGGCGCGACGGTCTGTGGCGGTTACGACTCGTACCTCGCGGGCGTGGAGGCGGCCCCCGACCTCGTCGTCCGGTTCGGCGCTTCCCCCACCTCGAAGACGGCCCGGCACTACCTGCGCGACTCGGGGGCGCGCCAGTTCGTCGTGGACCCCGCGGGCCGGTGGCGGGAGGCGACGTTCACCGCGACGGACCTCGTCGTCGCCGACGAGAACCGGGTCGCGCGGGCGCTGGCGGGAGCGGTCGACCACCCCGGCGGGGACGCGTGGCGCGAGCGGTTCGCGGGCTACGAGCGGCGATACTGGGACACGGTCGACGAGGACGGGACGCTCTTCGAGGGGTCGGTTCTGGGGACGGTGGCGGGCCTCGCGCCCGACCCGTCGACGCTGTTCGTCTCGAACTCCATGCCCGTCCGCGACCTCGACCGGTTCTCCGAACCTCGGACGGCCGACGTGACCGCGCTGGCCAACCGGGGGGCGTCGGGCATCGACGGCATCACCTCGACGGCCCTCGGCGCGGGAAGCGCCACCGACGACCCCCTGATTCTCGTCACGGGCGACCTCGCGTACTACCACGACACGAACGGGTTGCTCGCCGTCGCGCGCTGTGGCGTGGACGCGACTATCGTCCTCGTGAACAACGACGGCGGCGGCATCTTCCACCTCCTCCCGGTGGAGGCGTTCGACCCGCCCTTCACCGACTACTTCCGGACGCCGCACGGTCTCGACTTCTCGCCGACGGCGGAACTCTACGGGCTGGAGTTCGCCCGCGTCGACTCGCTGTCGGCGTTCCGCGAGGCGTACACCACCTCCCTCGAGAGCGAGGGGACGCAGGTGGTGGAGGTGGTCGTCGACGGCGAGACGTCACACCGACACCGCGAGGGGTTCCACGACCGGGCGGTGCGACGGACGACTGGCGAGGACTGA